A region from the Kribbella shirazensis genome encodes:
- a CDS encoding DEAD/DEAH box helicase, whose product MTLPVALMGTDLIGQARTGTGKTLGFGIPLLQRTISPGEADYEELAAPGKPQALVVTPTRELTIQVAKDLVTASTVRTVRILTIYGGVAYEPQLDALKSGVDVVVGTPGRLLDLANRGVLDLSHIKVLVLDEADEMLDLGFLPDVERILRKTPELRQTMLFSATMPSAVIGLARTHMRHPLNIRAESHEDTQMVPTTAQFVYRAHDLDKPEVVARILQADDRGRVMIFCRTKREASRLTDDLQDRGFKAAAIHGDLNQQARERALTRFRGDKIDVLVCTDVAARGIDVEGVTHVINNTCPEDEKTYIHRIGRTGRAGASGIAVTFVDWPDVTRWKVINKALDLPYDEPQEIYSTSPELFHDLGIPSDAKGRIRPARAPEAREAREPREDRPRGRRAGEESDGERPGRKRSRNRTRKRTRAGQPVEEGADVTNKTEVPVATEQVGQQDAGQVVTEEAPARKPRKRTRKTAEPQDAAPAVVEEAAEAVEPAVEKPAKRTRTRKTAEAAPVEEAAEQAEPVAEKKPAKRTRTRKTAEATEPAAETPAKKPAAKAAVKDAAPVDDPAEPKPAKRTRTRKTAEAKAADADAEVPAEKKPVKRARKTAEKKAAPRAASTTPLFKAPE is encoded by the coding sequence ATGACGCTCCCCGTCGCGCTGATGGGCACCGACCTGATCGGCCAGGCCCGCACGGGCACCGGCAAGACGCTCGGCTTCGGCATCCCGTTGCTGCAGCGCACGATCTCCCCCGGCGAGGCCGACTACGAGGAGCTCGCCGCCCCGGGCAAGCCGCAGGCCCTGGTCGTCACGCCGACCCGTGAGCTCACCATCCAGGTCGCGAAGGACCTGGTGACCGCGTCCACCGTGCGAACCGTGCGGATCCTGACCATCTACGGCGGCGTCGCGTACGAGCCGCAGCTGGACGCCCTGAAGAGCGGCGTCGATGTGGTTGTCGGTACGCCGGGACGCCTGCTGGACCTGGCCAATCGCGGCGTTCTCGACCTGAGCCACATCAAGGTCCTCGTCCTCGACGAGGCCGACGAGATGCTCGACCTGGGCTTCCTGCCCGATGTCGAGCGGATCCTGCGCAAGACCCCCGAGCTCCGCCAGACGATGTTGTTCTCGGCAACGATGCCGTCGGCCGTGATCGGGCTGGCCCGCACGCACATGCGGCACCCGCTGAACATCCGGGCCGAGTCGCACGAGGACACCCAGATGGTGCCGACCACGGCACAGTTCGTCTACCGGGCGCACGACCTGGACAAGCCCGAGGTGGTGGCCCGGATCCTGCAGGCCGACGACCGCGGCCGGGTGATGATCTTCTGCCGGACCAAGCGCGAGGCCTCGCGGCTGACCGACGACCTGCAGGACCGCGGGTTCAAGGCCGCCGCGATCCACGGCGACCTGAACCAGCAGGCCCGCGAGCGCGCGCTGACGCGGTTCCGCGGCGACAAGATCGACGTCCTGGTCTGCACCGACGTCGCGGCCCGGGGCATCGACGTCGAGGGCGTCACGCACGTCATCAACAACACCTGCCCCGAGGACGAGAAGACCTACATCCACCGGATCGGGCGGACCGGACGCGCGGGGGCCAGCGGCATCGCCGTCACCTTCGTCGACTGGCCGGACGTGACCCGGTGGAAGGTGATCAACAAGGCGCTCGACCTGCCCTACGACGAGCCGCAGGAGATCTACTCCACCTCGCCCGAGCTGTTCCACGACCTCGGGATCCCGTCGGACGCGAAGGGCCGGATCCGTCCGGCGCGCGCACCGGAGGCCCGCGAGGCACGTGAGCCGCGCGAGGACCGGCCGCGGGGCCGGCGCGCTGGCGAGGAGTCGGACGGCGAGCGTCCCGGGCGGAAGCGCAGCCGGAACCGGACGCGCAAGCGCACCCGTGCGGGCCAGCCCGTCGAAGAGGGCGCGGACGTCACGAACAAGACCGAGGTCCCTGTAGCAACCGAGCAGGTCGGCCAGCAGGACGCCGGGCAGGTCGTCACGGAGGAGGCGCCGGCGCGCAAGCCGCGCAAGCGCACCCGCAAGACGGCCGAGCCGCAGGACGCCGCGCCGGCGGTCGTCGAGGAGGCCGCTGAGGCGGTTGAGCCTGCGGTCGAGAAGCCCGCCAAGCGGACCCGGACGCGCAAGACAGCCGAGGCCGCGCCGGTCGAGGAGGCTGCGGAGCAGGCCGAGCCGGTCGCCGAGAAGAAGCCGGCCAAGCGCACCCGGACCCGCAAGACAGCCGAGGCGACGGAGCCTGCGGCCGAGACCCCGGCGAAAAAGCCGGCGGCCAAGGCCGCGGTGAAGGATGCGGCTCCGGTTGACGACCCGGCGGAGCCGAAGCCGGCCAAGCGCACGCGCACTCGCAAGACCGCAGAGGCGAAGGCAGCTGATGCTGACGCCGAGGTGCCTGCGGAGAAGAAGCCCGTGAAGCGGGCGCGGAAGACGGCCGAGAAGAAGGCGGCACCGCGTGCGGCCTCCACGACGCCGTTGTTCAAAGCGCCGGAGTGA
- a CDS encoding ferritin-like fold-containing protein has product MEQTAFDDPAYRAAAVDLLGVLAYGELTAFERMAEDAKLAPTLDDKAELAALATTEFGHFQRLRDRLVQLGVDPMDAMRPFVTPLDAFHDHTAPSDWLEGLVKAYVGDGLANDFYREIASFVDAETRALVLEVFADSGQAEFVVDRVRAAIDEDPKLGGRLALWGRRLVGEALSQAQRIAADRDSLAALLAGSVDRPGLDLAAIGRMFTRLTEAHTARMTALGLQA; this is encoded by the coding sequence ATGGAGCAGACGGCCTTTGATGATCCCGCCTACCGGGCCGCGGCGGTGGATCTGCTGGGAGTGCTCGCGTACGGCGAGCTGACCGCGTTCGAGCGGATGGCGGAGGACGCCAAACTGGCACCGACCCTGGACGACAAGGCGGAGCTGGCGGCGCTGGCGACCACCGAGTTCGGGCACTTCCAGCGGCTCCGGGACCGGCTCGTGCAGCTCGGGGTGGACCCGATGGACGCGATGCGGCCGTTCGTGACGCCGCTGGACGCGTTCCACGACCACACCGCGCCGTCGGACTGGCTCGAGGGCCTGGTCAAGGCGTACGTCGGGGACGGTCTGGCCAACGACTTCTACCGGGAGATCGCGTCGTTCGTGGACGCGGAGACCCGGGCGCTGGTGCTGGAGGTGTTCGCGGACTCCGGGCAGGCCGAGTTCGTCGTGGACCGGGTCCGGGCCGCCATCGACGAGGACCCGAAGCTCGGCGGCCGGCTGGCGCTATGGGGCCGCCGCCTGGTCGGCGAGGCGCTCAGCCAGGCGCAGCGGATCGCCGCCGACCGTGACTCGCTCGCCGCCCTGCTGGCCGGCAGCGTCGACCGCCCCGGCCTCGACCTGGCCGCCATCGGCCGGATGTTCACCCGCCTCACCGAGGCCCACACCGCCCGCATGACCGCCCTCGGCCTCCAGGCCTGA
- a CDS encoding GlsB/YeaQ/YmgE family stress response membrane protein produces MGFWIWMIIVSLIAGIVFGPLARLVLPGKQNISLGWTILGGGIGAFLGGLIAYFLGVKDTSGPDWIQYLIQVICAAIVIAVIAARKPKAA; encoded by the coding sequence GTGGGTTTCTGGATCTGGATGATCATCGTCAGCCTCATCGCGGGCATCGTCTTCGGGCCGCTGGCCCGGCTGGTGCTCCCCGGCAAGCAGAACATCAGCCTCGGCTGGACCATCCTGGGCGGCGGCATCGGCGCCTTCCTCGGTGGTCTGATCGCCTACTTCCTCGGTGTCAAGGACACGTCCGGCCCGGACTGGATCCAGTACCTGATCCAGGTCATCTGCGCCGCGATCGTGATCGCGGTGATCGCGGCACGGAAACCGAAAGCCGCCTGA
- a CDS encoding DUF3107 family protein → MEVKIGVQHANRELVLESDQTPDEVQEQVAEALSGKTGLLQLTDDKGRRILVPADRLAYVEIGEVSTRKVGFGAI, encoded by the coding sequence GTGGAGGTCAAGATCGGCGTGCAACACGCCAATCGTGAGTTGGTTCTGGAGAGCGACCAGACCCCGGATGAGGTCCAGGAGCAGGTAGCGGAGGCACTCAGCGGCAAAACCGGATTGCTCCAGCTGACCGACGACAAGGGGCGCCGGATCCTCGTACCGGCCGACCGGCTCGCGTACGTCGAGATCGGCGAGGTGTCCACGCGGAAGGTCGGGTTCGGCGCGATCTGA
- a CDS encoding TetR family transcriptional regulator, whose product MSTTPETAPKRGSRLPRLARRAQLLEAAQEVFVANGYHAAAMDDIADRAGVSKPVLYQHFPGKLELYLALLDTSCDAIVASVQDALKSTEDNKLRVAATMHAFYDYVANAQGAFRLVFESDLTNEPAVRERVDRVTHACAEAVSEVISADAGLSREQSMVLAVSLVGMAQVSARYWLGAGNPSIPQEHAADLVASLAWRGIRGFPRTDG is encoded by the coding sequence GTGTCGACGACACCGGAGACCGCACCGAAGCGCGGCAGCCGCCTGCCCCGGCTGGCGCGTCGCGCGCAACTGCTCGAGGCGGCCCAGGAAGTCTTTGTCGCGAACGGTTACCACGCCGCCGCGATGGACGACATCGCGGACCGGGCGGGGGTGTCCAAGCCGGTCCTGTACCAGCACTTCCCCGGCAAGCTGGAGCTCTACCTGGCGCTGCTGGACACGTCCTGTGACGCGATCGTGGCGTCTGTGCAGGACGCGCTGAAGTCGACCGAGGACAACAAGCTCCGGGTCGCGGCCACCATGCACGCGTTCTACGACTACGTGGCGAACGCGCAGGGCGCCTTCCGGCTGGTGTTCGAGTCGGACCTGACCAACGAGCCGGCCGTCCGCGAGCGGGTCGACCGGGTCACCCACGCGTGCGCCGAGGCGGTCTCCGAGGTGATCAGCGCCGACGCCGGCCTGAGCCGCGAGCAGTCGATGGTGCTGGCGGTCAGCCTGGTCGGGATGGCGCAGGTCAGCGCCCGGTACTGGCTGGGCGCCGGCAACCCGTCGATCCCGCAGGAGCACGCCGCCGACCTGGTGGCCTCGCTGGCCTGGCGGGGCATCCGGGGCTTCCCGCGCACCGACGGCTGA
- the ligD gene encoding non-homologous end-joining DNA ligase, which translates to MAGAQQQLTTEVDGQTMKLTNLHKVLYPQTGFTKAEVIDYYHQVAALLLPHLSDRPLTRKRWPDGTEAQYFFEKNAPRGTPSWVRTVTLPTPGSSTGRDEADFVVADDVQTVVWLANLAALELHVPQWRIGASNHGKDPKADLIVFDLDPGPGATIVDCCDVALALRELLNHFGLEGWPKTSGNKGMHLYVPIEPVSSKLTSAFAKQLAEQLAEALPESVTANMTKALRPGKVFIDWSQNASAKTTLAPYSLRGSDEPRVSTPIDWDEVASAGAPEDLRFLPHEVLARIEEYGDVLEGLYDDPQPLPS; encoded by the coding sequence ATGGCGGGAGCGCAGCAGCAGCTGACGACCGAGGTGGATGGGCAGACCATGAAGCTCACCAACCTCCACAAGGTCCTGTATCCACAGACCGGCTTCACCAAGGCAGAGGTGATCGACTACTACCACCAGGTGGCTGCCCTGCTGCTGCCACACCTGTCCGACCGGCCCCTCACGCGCAAGCGGTGGCCGGACGGCACGGAGGCGCAGTACTTCTTCGAGAAGAACGCACCCCGCGGTACGCCGTCCTGGGTCCGGACCGTGACGCTGCCCACACCCGGCAGCTCGACCGGCCGCGACGAGGCCGACTTCGTGGTCGCAGACGACGTACAGACCGTCGTATGGCTGGCCAATCTGGCCGCGCTGGAGCTGCACGTCCCGCAGTGGCGGATCGGCGCGTCGAACCACGGCAAAGACCCCAAAGCGGACCTGATCGTGTTCGACCTCGACCCGGGGCCGGGCGCCACGATCGTCGACTGCTGCGATGTGGCGCTGGCGCTGCGCGAGCTGCTGAACCACTTCGGCCTGGAGGGCTGGCCGAAGACGTCCGGCAACAAGGGCATGCACCTGTACGTGCCGATCGAGCCCGTGTCGTCCAAGCTGACCAGTGCCTTCGCGAAGCAGCTGGCCGAGCAGTTGGCCGAGGCGCTGCCGGAGAGCGTGACCGCCAACATGACCAAGGCGCTACGTCCCGGCAAGGTGTTCATCGACTGGAGCCAGAACGCCAGCGCCAAGACCACCCTCGCGCCGTACTCGCTCCGCGGCTCCGACGAGCCACGGGTGTCGACACCGATCGACTGGGACGAGGTGGCATCGGCCGGGGCACCGGAGGACCTGAGGTTCCTGCCGCACGAGGTACTCGCCCGGATCGAGGAGTACGGCGACGTGCTGGAGGGGCTGTACGACGATCCGCAGCCGCTACCGTCGTAG
- a CDS encoding alpha/beta fold hydrolase, with amino-acid sequence MDSYGPVTGDAVPVEVQQWPERRVPVAGVDLLVRDVPGTAPDLPPALFVHGLGGSSLNWTALGLLLNDRIRGIAPDLPGFGRTPLAGVTGIPEQAAVLIRLLEREYDEPVHVFGNSMGGAASVALAAQRPDLVASLTLISPALPHPRVSASALWFTALATPRLGPVVLERTARLPFAQRFEASLALVFGDPRSLRPEVRAAYEAELHRRDTDPWGRQATVDGARSILRSSLARPRRSLWADAAGVECPVLLIYGGRDRLVDARIRLKAQRTFPNAHLLYLPQSGHVAQMEHPEEVARAFRQLIA; translated from the coding sequence GTGGATAGCTACGGGCCAGTAACCGGCGACGCCGTACCCGTGGAGGTGCAGCAGTGGCCGGAGCGACGGGTGCCGGTTGCAGGAGTGGATCTGCTGGTCAGAGATGTTCCCGGCACCGCACCGGACCTGCCGCCCGCTCTGTTCGTCCACGGCCTCGGTGGGTCCTCGCTGAACTGGACCGCCCTGGGCCTGCTGCTGAACGACCGCATCCGCGGCATCGCCCCCGATCTGCCCGGTTTCGGACGTACGCCGCTGGCGGGAGTGACCGGGATTCCCGAGCAGGCCGCCGTCCTGATCCGGCTCCTGGAGCGGGAGTACGACGAGCCGGTCCACGTGTTCGGGAACTCGATGGGTGGTGCCGCGTCGGTGGCGCTGGCCGCGCAGCGTCCGGACCTGGTGGCGTCGCTGACCCTCATCTCGCCGGCACTGCCGCACCCGCGGGTGTCGGCGAGCGCACTGTGGTTCACCGCGCTGGCGACGCCGCGGCTCGGTCCGGTCGTACTGGAGCGGACAGCCCGGTTGCCGTTCGCGCAGCGCTTCGAGGCGTCGTTGGCGCTGGTCTTCGGGGACCCGCGTTCGCTGCGGCCCGAGGTACGCGCGGCGTACGAGGCGGAACTCCACCGGCGCGACACCGACCCGTGGGGCCGGCAGGCCACGGTGGACGGTGCGCGCAGCATCCTGCGCTCTTCGCTGGCCAGACCGCGCCGGTCGCTCTGGGCGGATGCCGCCGGCGTGGAGTGCCCGGTGCTGTTGATCTACGGCGGCAGGGACCGCCTGGTGGACGCACGGATCCGCCTGAAGGCGCAGCGCACCTTCCCGAACGCGCACCTGCTCTACCTGCCGCAGTCCGGCCATGTCGCACAGATGGAGCACCCGGAGGAAGTGGCGCGCGCGTTCCGTCAGTTGATCGCCTGA